In Flavobacterium cerinum, one genomic interval encodes:
- a CDS encoding pirin family protein, which translates to MANFTQQQAQIYKAHLRGHFETDSHRCLATFNFETYQEESRKPYKKLQLLNEEVLAAKITIQETVDQVTGILLIPLIGAIDCITGTESYFITVGQCFFFTAQAGGSFAIQNPYEKEQVNYLQIRIKLTDVIPDKKVYSFDLSHKNEMIPTIQNPEFSFRIGMYTARAEDSYQPENKSNGIFALVLNGAFEFQNRLIEDRDGLAIDATETIEFESLTENSILLLLEM; encoded by the coding sequence ATGGCAAATTTTACACAACAACAGGCGCAAATCTATAAAGCGCATCTCCGAGGTCATTTTGAAACCGATAGCCATCGTTGTCTGGCCACTTTTAATTTTGAAACATATCAGGAGGAAAGCCGGAAACCGTATAAAAAACTTCAGCTTCTAAACGAAGAAGTACTGGCGGCGAAAATAACAATTCAGGAAACTGTCGATCAAGTAACAGGAATTCTTCTTATTCCGTTAATCGGAGCAATTGATTGTATAACGGGAACTGAGTCTTATTTTATCACTGTCGGACAATGTTTCTTTTTTACAGCACAAGCCGGTGGATCATTTGCCATACAGAATCCTTATGAAAAGGAGCAGGTAAATTATCTTCAAATCCGGATAAAGCTGACAGATGTGATACCGGATAAAAAAGTATATTCTTTTGATTTGAGTCATAAAAATGAAATGATTCCAACAATTCAGAATCCGGAATTTTCGTTCCGTATCGGAATGTATACAGCGCGGGCGGAAGATTCGTATCAACCTGAAAATAAAAGCAACGGTATTTTTGCCTTGGTACTAAACGGTGCTTTTGAATTTCAAAATCGTCTAATTGAAGACCGTGACGGACTCGCGATTGATGCTACAGAAACAATTGAATTCGAATCTCTTACTGAAAATAGCATCCTGTTGCTTTTAGAAATGTAG
- a CDS encoding sensor histidine kinase, which produces MKKKISFYAYHFCLCLSFLILPYLLSSQTSIIRIPDIIHNGHDRTYFSVYVGLLIFFYVNYYYFIPKLYFSNKKTIYFSLLFVFLIALLFTSHFFDKPDIDLFNMEKMAYPKPMPPHGPKPDFSRGPMMDKPNQHFNTILVYLTGTLTSLFLAINRRLQHVERDKMQAEISLLKAQINPHFLFNTLNSIYALAIRKDNRTADAIVQLSELMRYIIRDAHDDTIVLEKELNYINNYIELQRSRLGNTVKIDYETIGNNYDQKIAPLILISFIENAFKHGVNPDENSEIRIKIEIETQQLQLLVYNKKVTSVQTEKGMGLQNTMERLERLYPNRYQLKIDETNENYTTLLTIEL; this is translated from the coding sequence ATGAAAAAGAAGATTTCTTTTTACGCGTACCATTTTTGCCTTTGCCTGTCATTTTTGATACTGCCGTATCTGTTGTCCTCGCAAACCAGTATTATCCGTATCCCGGATATTATTCACAATGGTCATGACCGGACGTACTTTTCGGTGTATGTCGGTTTGCTTATTTTTTTCTATGTTAACTATTACTATTTCATTCCGAAACTCTATTTTTCCAATAAAAAGACAATCTATTTTAGCTTGCTTTTTGTCTTTTTAATCGCCCTTCTTTTTACCTCTCATTTTTTTGATAAACCGGATATTGATCTTTTTAACATGGAAAAAATGGCGTATCCGAAACCGATGCCGCCACATGGTCCAAAACCGGATTTTTCACGTGGACCCATGATGGATAAACCAAATCAGCATTTTAATACGATTCTGGTATATTTGACAGGAACTTTAACAAGTCTTTTCCTAGCAATTAATAGAAGATTACAACATGTGGAACGGGATAAAATGCAAGCGGAAATCTCATTGTTAAAAGCACAGATTAATCCCCATTTTTTATTCAACACGCTTAACAGTATTTATGCATTGGCTATTCGGAAAGATAATCGAACGGCAGATGCCATTGTTCAACTTTCGGAGCTGATGCGCTATATTATCCGGGATGCCCATGATGATACGATTGTATTGGAAAAAGAATTAAATTACATCAACAACTATATCGAATTGCAACGCTCTCGTTTAGGAAATACGGTGAAGATCGATTATGAAACGATTGGCAATAACTATGATCAAAAAATAGCACCGTTAATTTTGATATCGTTTATTGAAAATGCCTTTAAGCACGGTGTAAATCCGGATGAAAATTCTGAAATCCGGATTAAAATAGAAATTGAAACACAACAGTTACAATTGTTGGTTTATAATAAAAAAGTAACATCCGTTCAAACGGAAAAAGGAATGGGACTGCAAAATACGATGGAACGATTGGAACGGCTTTATCCGAACCGGTACCAATTGAAAATTGACGAAACAAATGAAAATTATACAACGCTCCTAACAATCGAATTATGA
- a CDS encoding LytR/AlgR family response regulator transcription factor has protein sequence MINAIALDDEPPALDVLQSFCDQTDGIDLKKTFTRSEEALKYLKKYPTDLLFLDINMPSISGIDFFKKVPHKICVIFTTAYSEFAVEGFNLNATDYLLKPFSFSRFEQAVEKAKNQLAQDNKNGNTDQQFLFIRADYSLIKIPVADIVFIEGLDDYLKIHIHNQKTVVARMTMKAILEKLPQQEFFRVHRSFIVPLSKIDRVKSKIIYIENEEIPVSATYESEFFKMLENR, from the coding sequence ATGATAAATGCTATAGCACTTGATGATGAACCGCCTGCTTTAGATGTATTGCAAAGTTTTTGTGATCAGACAGATGGCATCGACTTAAAAAAAACATTTACCCGATCGGAGGAAGCATTAAAATACCTGAAAAAATATCCGACTGATTTACTGTTTCTGGATATCAATATGCCGTCAATTTCCGGAATTGATTTTTTTAAAAAAGTACCGCATAAAATCTGTGTCATTTTTACAACGGCCTATTCCGAATTTGCAGTCGAAGGTTTTAATCTTAATGCTACGGATTATCTGCTGAAACCATTCTCGTTTTCACGATTCGAACAAGCAGTTGAAAAGGCAAAAAACCAACTGGCTCAGGATAATAAAAACGGAAATACCGATCAGCAATTCCTTTTTATCCGGGCAGATTACAGTTTGATCAAAATACCAGTAGCCGATATTGTATTTATTGAAGGGCTCGATGATTATTTGAAGATTCACATTCACAATCAAAAAACCGTTGTCGCCCGAATGACCATGAAAGCGATATTGGAAAAATTACCGCAACAGGAATTTTTCAGAGTCCATCGTTCGTTTATTGTACCGTTATCCAAAATTGACCGGGTTAAAAGTAAAATCATTTATATCGAAAATGAAGAAATACCGGTTAGCGCGACTTACGAATCGGAATTTTTTAAAATGTTGGAAAACAGATAA